A window of Candidatus Glassbacteria bacterium genomic DNA:
CCTTGATCGCTGACTCGTATTTCTTGGCACTGAGCCTGACCCTGGCTCCCGTGACCACCGGGCTGGATGCCACGGTAAACATCCAGACACAGCTTACGGCCATGAAAATCAATAACTTGCGCATTTCTCCGTCCCAGTTGACGTTTTACGAATTGAAAGCCTTTTTGCCGCTTCATTCCCGGGTTTAGCAAAGCGGCTTTCTCGAATAATCATCAAGAAAAGGATTTTTTACAGGTTTTCACTCCCTGGTTTGCAAACCATAAAATAGGTTGCGTACTTTTTCCAGTCAAGATATTTCGTCTGATTCAACTCCCCCGGAGCAGTTTTACCCCATTTACGGTCTGCAACAGGTCTTTGAGCTTTTGACAGGCAATCCAGGGCTGTTTATTCATTTTTATCTCTCCCTGCTTTCGACGCTTCCAGCATACCCACGGGCAAGTTCAGCAGGGTCTCGAGATATTCGGCCGCTTCGGCGCCCTTCCCATAATACGCAACTTCCGCTTCATCATCACCCAGCGCGAGCAGTCCATTGCAGCAGCCCAGCAGCGCCGCCGGACTCGAGGTGCCGGCCAGGATTATCGCGCCACGGTTTCGCTGGCGGCTGATAAATTCGGCGACGGCCCGGGTGCGCACTCCGTCCATCCGCTCCAGCGGACTGTACAGGATCCAGCAAAGCGGCTGAGCCAGAGACTGGGAGGCCAGCAGCAGACAGCGGCGCTCGCCTTCGCCAAGCTCCCAGACCGAGTGGTTCAGCTTCCGAGAGAAATCGAGCCCGAACGGGATTTCCTCTCCGTGCCCGGTGTTGTCCCGCCTGCCCGCTTGAGCAGCGTAGAAAGCCAGCTGTTCTCCCACAGTCGTCCCTGCAAAGTATTCCCTGCCCGGCGGCGGCAGGACTGCAACCGATGGCAGGAAATTCGTCCGATATGTGCCATCCTGCTTCGCTACTTCGACCGTAAAGCGGCCGTCCGGACAGATTCCGGCCAAATTGTCCAGCAGCGGCCCCCAGATCTGCTCGTCCCTGGCCCAGACAATCACGGCATCGGCGGGAAAAACGGACAGGAGGAACTCGCCCTCATCGCGTTTATCCCGGAACCCGCTAACATTAATTTTATCGAAATCCGCGCCCATAAGTGCTCCGGAGTGCTCTGTGAAAAAAAATACTAAACCTTGACAAAATTATAACGATTATGTAATTATGGGCTTTGTATGCATTTGTAAGATCGCAGCCGGCTGCGGACCGTTGCGGCAAGTAAGTTGTGAAACTGATCAAATATTCAATTCATCAAGTTTGCAAACAATTGGTTTCTTAAGATAGATCGCACCTTTCACCGAACAGGAAGCCCCCCATGAAAGCTGTGTTCGCCGCTCTGCTCGCCGTTGGTCTGGCCGTCGGACTTGCATCGGCCGATGAGAAATCAGAGAAGGGAAGTTTTGGCGTGGTTATCAACCAGAACTTCGTATTTTTCTCCTATGTTTTGACCTATATCGGCGATAGCGAAACAGCCGAGGGGCATGTTGCATTCTTTCTCGAATTCAAGGATAACAAGGGTTACGATATCCCCAACGAGGTCGACGATACGGAAACGTACCTTAAAATCGGCGTCAAAAAGATTACGGGCAAAGCCGAACGCAAAAGCAGCGAGTCAGTAATGCTGCTGTTTCCCCTGGAAGACGGACAGAAACTCAAGGGCCGGGTAACCGTCTACACCAGGATTTTCGACAGCAAGTTGAAAAAACGCTTCCGCTTCTGATCTCCGCCCTTTCAATCAATATACGGTTTGCAGCGCCGGGACGCCACCAGCTCCCGGCGTTTCTGCTTGGAGAACCGATTGCCACCCCTTCCTACATTCCCTGCTCGCAGGATGTTCCCGAAATATTGCAGTAACGCTAAGCTAGGCCCGGGGATGAAAGTCGCGATGAACCTGACGGAGAGTGTCGCTGGAAAGGTGGGAGTAGATCTTGGTCGTGCTGATATCCGCGTGCCCTAACATCTCCTGGACAACCCGCAGGTCCGCGCCGTTTTCGACCAGATGCGTGGCGAATGAGTGACGGAACACGTGGGGATAAACCCGGCTTTCGATACCCGCGAGACGGGCGTATTTCTGCAGTATTTTCCAGATTCCCATCCTGGTGACCGGTCTGCCGCCGCGCCGGTTGAGAAAAACGCTCGCTCCGCCTCCGCCCTTGTCCAGCAGGGGGCGTTCGATTGCGATATATTCACCCAGAGCGGCCAGTGCCAGCTCACCGAGCGGGACAACCCGCTCCTTGCCGCCCTTGCCGAACACTATCACCAGCGCCTCGGTGAAGCGAATATCCTCCAGGCGCAGCCCAACGACTTCCGATACGCGCATCCCGGTGCCGTACATCAGCTCGATCAACGCCCTGTCGCGCAGCCCGCCGGCTTTCGCTGTATCTATTTCGTTCAGCATGGCCACGATTTCGTCCAGGGTCAGGACTTCGGGCAGCTTACGGCCGCGGCGGGGCAATTCCAGCTTACGGGCGGGATTCGACCGCACCACATCTTCGCCGCAGAGGAAACGGAAATAGAGACGAATGGAACTCAGCTTGCGCGACAGCGAACTGGCCGCCAGGCCGGTCTCGGCCAGCTCGTTCAGATAATCGGCTACGAGTGCGCGGTCGATATCCGCTGGCCCGCCTGCTCCCGCGCGCACAGCCTCAGCGGCAAAACAGGCCACATCGCGCGTGTAAGCGCCGATAGTGTTGGCCGCCAGGTTACGCTCGAACACCAGATAGTCCCCGAACTGCTCGAGCAGGAAAGTGCGTGGGACAGGCGGAGCGGAGCCGGCTGTATCGTTTTCGTCACTCATATCAGGAACGGGTTGTGCCGCTTCTCGATACCGATCGTCGTATCGCGGCCGTGGCCGGGGTAGACTATCGTATCATCCGGCAGCGTGAGCAGGTTTTCCCTGATTTTCGAGAGCAGCAAATCCTCATCGCAGCCGGGAAAATCGGTCCGGCCGACCGAACCCATGAACAGAGCGTCACCGGTAAAAACCACCCCGTGCCCGTGGAACGATACTCCTCCCGGGCTATGACCCGGCGTGTGGAGCACCTCCAGTTCGTGTCCGCCGAACTCAACCCGACCGCCAACCTCCAGGAAGCCATCGGCCGGCGGGCTGACAACCGGCAGGCCGTAGAACGCGCTCATGTTCAGCCGGGGGTCGGCCAGCAGGGGAGCCTCGTCCGGGTGGATCAGCAGCGGAACACCGAACCTTGTCCTTACCGCCCGGTTGGCGGCCACATGGTCGCCGTGGCCGTGGGTATTGAGGATATACTGCGGTTTTATCCGCCGGCTTTCGATTTCGGCGATAATCCTCGCCCCCTCGCCGCCGGGGTCGATCACCACGCCGGCGCCCGAGTCTTCGTCCCAGGCCAGGTAGCAGTTGGACTGCAGCGGATCAAGCTGAATCTTGCGCACTGCGAGCATCGCTTTTCCCATCGTTCAGAAAGTCCGCCACCTTGCGGGCCATCGCCTGCGAAAACCCTTTAACTCCCGACAGCTGCTCGACAGAGGCCCGGGCCACAGCCGCCGGCGAGCCGAATTCCTCCAGCAGCGCGGCTGTCCTGGACGGCCCTATTCCGGGGATCCGGTTGAGCTTTGAATCGAGCGTATTTTTGCTGCGGACCTTGCGATGGTATTCCACCGCGAAACGATGGGCCTCGTCGCGGACCCGCATCAGCATGCGCAGCGCCTCGCTGCGCCGGGAAAGACCGAACGGCTCCGGGTTTCCCGGCAGGTACAGCTCCTCCTCGCGCTTGGCCAGGGCTACAATCTGCGGCAGTTCCAGACCCGTTTCACTGATCGCCTCCACCGCCGCGCCAAGCTGGCCCTTGCCCCCGTCGATCACAACCAGGTGCGGGCATTCGATTTCACCACCGGCCACCCGGCTGAAATAGCGGCCCACGGCCTCCTTCATCATCGCAAAATCGTCCTGCCCGCTCTCACGGCGAATCCGGAACTTGCGGTATGCGCTCTTGAGCGGTTTGCCGTTCCGCGAACAGCTCATCGCGGCCACGGCGTGGCTGCCCTGGATCGTCGAGACGTCGAAACAGACGATCAGCCGTGGCAGGCGTTTGAGGCCCAGGGTTTTCTGCAGCTCAAGCAGGGCCTCGGGCACCCGCTGGCGCGCCTGCTCGCGGTGCATCACGACTTCCTCGAGCAGAAGGTGGCTGTTGCGCTCGGCCATCCGCACCAGCCGGACCTTGTCGCCCCGCTCGGGAACGTGAAGGCGCACCTTGCGCCCTGAACGCTGGCTCAGCCACTTTTCGTAGAGTCCCGCGTCCTCGATCCGGTGGCTGAGATAGACGGCGGGAGGGTATTCCCTGTCTCCCAGGTAGGTGTGGCCGATAAAGGCGTTGAGTACCTCTTCGGGCGGCTCTTGAAGGTTGTTGCGCAGGAGGCGGTGCTCGCTGCCCAGCATCTTTCCGCCGCGGATTTTGAACACCACCGCGCAGGCGTCGCGGCCGTCCACCGACAAGGCCACCACGTCTGCGTCCTCTCCCCCCGGCGCATCCATCCGCTGGCGCTGACTGACTTTCTCCACGGCCTTCAACTGGTCGCGGCAGCGCGCCGCCAGCTCGAAATCCAAGCCCTCGGACGCCGCTTTCATCTTGTGCCGCAGCCTGTCGGCGATCGGCTCGGTGCGGCCTTCCAGGAACTGGATCACCTCGGCCACCATCTCAGCGTAGTCTGCTTCCGTAATATGTCCGTGGCAGGGGGCCGAGCAATGCCCCAGGTGGAAGTTCAGGCACTCGCGCGCACCGCGCTGCTCGGGCAGCTTGTGACGGCAGGTGCGCAGGGGGAACACCTTGCCCAACACCTCCAGGGTGGTGCGCAGGGCGCCGGCATCGGTGTACGGCCCGAAATAGCGCGAACCGTCGTTGCTGTACTTGCGGGTGACAAACGCGCGCGGGAACGGCTCGGCCGTGGTAACCTTGAGAAAGGGATAGCGCTTGTCGTCCTTGAGGTCGACGTTGTAGCGCGGACGGTGTTCCTTGATCAGGTTGCACTCCAGCAGCAGGGCCTCGATCTCGCTGTCAGTGACAAGATAGTCGAACGTGGCGATCCGGCTCACCATCGCGGCCACCTTGGGATTGGCCGGAGTTCCCCGGAAATAACTGCGGACCCTGTTGGCCAGTTTCTTGGCTTTGCCGACATAAATAATCTTCCCCGCCTCGTCGCGCATCATGTACACGCCCGGCCGCATGGGCAGAGTGGACAGTTTCTGCTCGACAGCGGATTCGCTCCCGCATTTTGCGTTTTGCCCGGCCATCAACAGTTCCCGGCAGCTGCCATGTAAAAATACGTACTTTCCACCCGGCGAAAAAATGACCCGGCAGGAAAAATACAAAAAATCCGCTGATATCTCAAATTATTACACGCGGCGGGAGAGTCAGTTGCCGACAGGCAAGGCGCCGGGAGTCAGTTGTCGCAAGCGGTTGCCGACCTTGGCGTTAAGCTGCTCCGAGCCGCCTCCGCCGGAGAGGAAAGAACGGTAGTGGCGGGCGGCGAGCGAAAGCTGGCCGGTCTGCTCGAAAAGGAGGGCGAGATTGTAGTGGGCCGCCGCGTATCCCGGATCGACAGCCAGCGCCTTGCGGAAACTCTGCTCGGCCTGCTCGGCCCTGTTCAGCCTGCGATAAATCAGGCCCATGTTGTTCAGCGCATCCAGGTTGCCCGGCTCCAGATCGACCGCCCTGTCGGCCTGCTCGAACGCCAGTTCATACTGGCCGCCGTGGTAATAGGCCACGGCCATATTGTTGCGGGCTTTACTGTAATTCGGATCGATCAGCAGCGCTTTCTGCAGTACGGAAACAGCTTTTTCATATTCACCGATCTGGTTGTAGAGCACACCCATATTACTGTAAACTTCGGCGTTATGCGGGGAAAGACGGATCACTTCAGCGTATTCGCTCAACGCCTCGCGGACATCGCCCTTGCGCTGGAAATAGACAGCCATGTTGAAATGGTAGATATCCTCGCGAAGGCGCTTGTCCTGCTCGCCCTTGTGGACAATCGAACTCGGAGATCGAGGGAGCGGCGGCGCGGGAACAGCGTTATCCGGCACCGATCCTGACATCTGCCCGGCCTCCGGAGCGTCCGGCAGGAAAGTCAACTCACTTCCGGCGCTTTCCGCACCCGCGTTTTCAGCGGATGCGTCTTCCGGTACAGCGGCCGATGCCTGGTCTGAACCGGCTTCCGGGACCGGCGGGACAGCCGGATCAGCCGCATCGCCACCAGGCGCTTCCTCTGCATCCGCCGCCGCTTTTTCAGTTGCGTCCTCGCCCTCTTCGGCCGCCCGCGACGGCTCTCCAGCCTGAGGCTCGGCCGGCTGTGAACCCGGCTGAGATGCGGATAGCTGCTCGCCGGTTGCCGAGACGCCGCCCCGGGTCATCCCCGGCAGGTAGACACTATTTACGTAGTAGATCACAGCGGCGAACGCCACCAGCACGGTGGCGAAAATCGCCGCGATCCTCACTTTGCGCTGCTGCCAGATTTTCGGTTTTCCGGAGGGCTTCGCGGTCTTTTTGGCCCTGGATGCCGGGGCTGCCTTGGCCGCGGGTCCGGCGCTCACCACGGGCGGGACGGTCACCGGCTTGGCCCTGGGAGCGGGAGCAGCCGGCTGAGCCTGGGCCGCCGCTTTGGGCTGCCCCGCGTCCTTAGCCTTGCCCAGCTCGAACGGCGGCGGTGTATCGCCACCCGTGCGGCCCTTACGCTGTGCCTTTTTCAATGCTTCGGCTATGATACTCATCGCAACCGCGCGCCCCGAGTTGTGATTTAATTAAACGGCCAGTAACCGAGCCGCTCGACCAGAGTCCCGCTCAAGCCCGCCTCGTCGATCCTGTCACCGAGAAATGCGGCCTGGTCCCGGTTTTCAAATGCCCCGGCATACAGCCGCCAGGTGTTGTTCCGTTCCTCTTTATGCAGCGCCAGCACGTAGAATGGAATCCGCCAGCGGCGCATGTACTCGCCGCCTCTCTGCTCGGCGCTGGCCCGGTCACCGAAATCACCCAAGTTATAAGCCAGCGAGGTTTCTACCACACGGGCTCTGCCCTGGCGCAGGATTCCGCGCTCCTCGAGCCTGCCCAGTTCGGTCCGGCTCGCATCGCTGGAGGGAAACCCGCCGTAGAACAGCCTGTACCACCGTCCCCCAAGCTGCGCCACGTGGAGCGGCACCACGAACAGTTCACGCTCCAGTCCCTGCTCATCGAACAGGCGTGCCTGCTCCAGCGCATCTTCCAGACTGCGGAATGCTCCCAACTGCAACGAAAACGCAAGCCTGACCGCCGGGACCTCCGGCGAGCGCTGAACCGCATTGGTCTCGATACCTTCACGCTGCGGCGAGGGTGCCGCGGTCGTTGTGCCGGCAGGAGCGCCGCCGTTTCGTTTTGCGATATTCCAGGTCAGCAAAGAGGCGGCCACAATCAGTGCGACCATGGCCAGGCCAATTATAACGGTTTTAAGGGGACCGGACAGGCCGCTTTTTTTGCGCTCCCAGGGTTGCTCCACCGCTTCATCGGGACGATGTTCCCCGGCTGCCCCGGCCAAATCCTCCTCGACTTCCCCCGCGGGAGCTTTGTCCTGAAGCTGCGGTTGTTCGATTTTCGGGGCCGGACCGGCCTCCATGTTACCTTCCAGCGACTCCCGGCAACGCAAGACGGTATTGCCATCCAGCTTGCGGGCCTGGTCGACATAGCCGGCCAGCAGGCAACGCTCGCAGATCAGGTTGACCAGCCGGGGTACGCCGCGGGAATAGTCGTAAAGCTGCTGGAACGCATCCTCGCTGAACGTGACCGAACTGTTGGAACCGGCTACGAACAGCCGGTGCTCGATATAGCGCTTGGTCTCCTCGAACCTCAGCGGGTTCAACTGGTAGCGGATCGCGATCCGCTGGTTCAGCTGACGCAGCGCAGTGCTTTCGAGCTTGCGCTTGAGTTCGAGCTGGCCCACCAGGACAATCTGCAGCAGCTTCTGCTTGGTTGTTTCCAGGTTCGAGAGGATCCTGACCTGCTCGAGCACCTCGAGCGACAGGTTCTGCGCCTCGTCGATAATCAGGACCGCGTTGCCCCCCTGCTCCACCAGTTCCAGCAGGTAGGCGTTCAGACGGTCGATAAGCTCTTTTTTGGTCGGACGTTCGGCTGCGGGCTGCTGGACTTTTTCCAGGATGTTGCGCAGCACCCGTTCACCAGGCATCAGCGGATTGAGTTCCAGGGCGTTCTGAGTTTCCTCATCCAGGCTGTCGAACACTTTGCGGCTGGACTTTTCCCCGCCGCCGTCGGCTGCCACGACCCGCTTGATCCCGAGGGCGAAATCCTCGACAACGGCTTCCAGGAGTTCCTGTTCGCTGAGCAGCGGGTTCAGAATCAGGGCGGTAGCGACATTATCGTCCAGGCGATCCAGCAGTTCCCGGCAGATAGTTGTTTTGCCGGTGCCGATATCTCCCGCGATCAGGATAAACCCCTCCCGCTCCTGGATCCCGTAAGTCATGTGGTCCAGGGCCTGGCGATGGCTGTCGCTGAGGAAGAGAAACCGGGGGTCGGGTGTCAGGGAAAACGGTTTCTCCTGGAGTCCGTAAAAGTCGAGGTACATAGGCCCCTGTACGCATCCGTCGGCCCCGGTTTAGCGCGGGGAACCGGGCTTAGTTACTCCTGAATTCACCACTGGAAACACGGTAGCTTTTAGCCACTTCCTTGTAGCGAGTCAGTTGTCCGGCTTCGCTGGTCAGCTCGCTTGAAGTCCGGCTGAAATTGATATATGGCGTAAGCAGGATCACCAGCTCCACTTTCTGGCGATCCACGCTGACCTGGCGAAACAGGTTCCCCAGCAACGGGAGCTTGGAGAGAACGGGAATTTCTTTGACGCTTTCGCTTTCCCGTTCCTGGATCAGACCGGCCAGGATAATCGTCTGGCCGTGGCGGACCCTGGCCACCGTGTCGAGTTCGCGGATGTCGGTTATCGGGCTGGTGCTGAGCCCGTCCGGGCTGACGGCCACCGCGGCTATCGAGGTTATCGAGGGCCGGATCGCCATGATGATAGTCCCGTCATCGCCAATCTGCGGGGTCAGATTCAGCACCACACCTGTCGGCTGCTGAATCGGAACATAGTTGATTACCGCCTGAGTGGCCGGGCTGGTGGCAGTGGCCGGCTGGCCCGGAGTCTCCTTGCGCTGGAAAAATGTCTCGTTGCGGGCGATCCTGATAACCGCGGGCTGGTTGTTCAGCGTGCTGACCTGCGGGCTTTGCAGGATATTGATCTTGCCGTGCTTGGAGAGGGCGGTCAGGATGGCGCTGACATTGTCGTTGGATACGCCGATCTGGAATTCGCGGGACGAGGGGCTGAGCGCCTGCGAGGCCAGTGCACCGCCGACCAGCCCGCCGCCCAGGCTCGAAACCCCGGTAACGTTGGGAATCACCGACCAGTCCAGCCCGGCTTCGTAAGAATCGTTCAGGTTGATTTCCACGAACCGGGCCTCGATCAGCACCTGACGATGCAGGCTGGCTTCCATCGCCGTCAGAAACGCTTCGGCGTTCTCCAGCACCTCGCGTGTGGCCGTAATCTGGATTACGCCGCTGTTGGGTTCCACGACGAGCCGATGGCCGGTTAAGGGATCGTTGCCGGCGTAGCTGCCCTCGGCGGTGATCTGCCCGGTGAGCTGAGTGCCAAGTCCCAGCACGATTTCCATCAAGCTGTTACGGATATCCGACCAGAGGTTGACGATATTCTGGGTCTGGAGCTGCGTATTACTCTGCGGGATCAGGCTTCCGCCCGCCTCACCGCTTAGTCCGGTGATATTCATCTGGCCAATCAACTGACGGGCGACGTTGAGATAGTCAACGGTGAACACCCTGGTTTCCAGGCCCGGCAGATCGACGTACAAAAAGTTCTCCTCGAGCCGGTAGTCGTAGCCGCGGAGATCCAGAGCGATCTCCAGAAACTTGTGAAATGTGACATCGCGCAGGCTTATCGTAATCGAGTCGGTGATCTGGGGATCGAGCACGAGGTTGTAGCCCAGCATGTCGCACATCGACTGCAGGGTTTCGCTCAAATTCGCAGCATCCAGATTGATATCAAACACGTTCTCGGCGCGGTTGAATGAATAATCCGCGGGCTTTTCCTGCTCGAGTTGGGGAAGAACCAGCTCCTCGAGTCCCTGCTGCTCCGGCTCATCCTGCAGGCTGATCCTCGCCGGGACGCCGGCATTGGAATCGGGGGCGGTTCTGCGCACGGTCTGACGGCGGCATGACATCGAACTGAGCAGAATCAGCAGGCACAGGGATATGAATGAAATTACCCTGACGGTCATCCTGCGAGTCAATAAATCAACCAGTCGTGTAGGCATCGGGACAGCTCCGGTCTCGGGATTTCGTTTCATCGCTGTTAGGCCGCATGTCTGCGGCGTCAGTACATCTTTAAACATTGAGTGGACGCAAGAAACGAACCATATCATTAAAGGCCCTAACTGTCTGCAACAGGTAAAATACCGGCATTTTATTCCTTGCGGACGGGAAATAATTGCCCGCGCTCACCCGGCCGCTGGCGAATAATAGCTTCTGATCACCATCTGGACGTTGATCAGCGGCAGGCTTCGGTTAACCTCGAGCGAAACAACCTCGATCAATCTGTCGGCCAGTTTCAGGCCGTCCACGTAACCTTTCAGCCCCGCGTAGTCGCACTCGAAATTGAGCTGAATGTCAAAACCACGGCGCGGGATACCATCAGTCGCGTAAGTCGTATCTGTGCCGGCAAGTTCCTGGCGGGTAAAGTTCTGGAGTTCGCGCCCGACCGCCAGCCGTGAAAGAAGGGCGTACAATCCGCTCATCTGTTTGGCGGCGGGCAATCTCCTGTGAATTTGCTCCTCCAGCCTGCGCCACTCCTCACGCTCCTCGGCTATCGGCGGATCGTAATAATTCATCTGGCGGACAAGCTGTTCGATCCTGGCCCGGTTGGCGGCCGGCTGCTTCCTGTATTCAGAAATTTTTTCCAACTCCGGCCTGTACAAACCGAACCACGCCGCGGCGAAGATGAACAGAATCGCCAGCGGCAGGATTACCTTACGCACTCCACTTGGTAAAGTCATGCCCGGCTCCTCAGGACGGCAGTTCGCAATTTACTTTGAATCTCAAGACGTACCTGCCGCCTTCGTTACTGGAAGAAATTTCCGGCTCGGCTACTTCGAGGAACAGCCCTGAAGCTGTCAACTTGCCATAGAAGGTATTGAACGTACTGTCACTGTCGGCTATTCCCAACCCATCGACCTGCCCGTAGATTTCCGCTACTCTGACCGTATCGCCTTTGACTGCCAGGCGCTGGAGCGTTATTTCAGGGGGCAGGATATGGCTGAGCGCTATCAGCAGCTCATCTGTCGAGCCCTGCCCAAGCTCGAAGCCGGCCAGGAAAGCGCGGCGTTTTTCGGCCAGGTTACGCTGAGTTGTCACGACAGCGATATCATCCAGCTTGGCGGTCATCTCAGCGATCACTTTCTCCTCGTTGTTCTGGGCCAGCAGTTCCTCGAGTTCCACCCGGCTGCCGCGGATCATCAGGTATCCCACACTCAGCACTATCAGCAGGATAACCGCTGCGGCGATCGTGATCACCTTTTGAGCCCGCTCCCTGTAGCGGTTGATATACGCTTCGGGGACAAAATTCAGCTTGCCGTCCCGCAGGCTCTGCATGGCCGCGCCGACAGGCAGGCACAGCGAGGGAAAAATCCGTCCCAGCTTGGCTGCCCTGTCGCCCATGTGAGTTGTGTCAAAAGCCTCCATCGGCGAGAAGATCACGCCCTCGATTCCGAGGTTCTGCTCGAACGCCTCCGCCATCTCCTCGAGGTTGAACGCCTCGCCGCTGAGCACGGCCGAGGTGACCCCCTCGCCGCGAAACCGCTGCTTGAAATAAAGCAAGCTGCGGTTGACCTCGGTAAGCAGCTTGTCCTGGTCGGCCATGTAACGGGCGCTGGCGAACTTGCGCTTTGCGGTAAGCGGCTGGCTTTGCTCCTGCTGCTGTTCCTCTTTGTTCAGCACGGTCTGGAACTCACGGGAAAACACCCACATGCCCTTGTTGGCGATTACCAGATAGCTCCTGTCGCGCTCCAGGTGCACTGCCGCCGTTATCGCGCCGGCGTATTTCTCACCCATCAGACCCATCGAAGCGATCAGCGACATCGGCACGGTGGTGATCAGTTCCGTGTCCAGACCGCAATGCTCCATCAGCTTGATAATCCGCTGGGAGCTTTCGCGGTAAATCACTCCCACCAGTACGTCGGTCTTGCGGCCTTTCTTCACACTGCGTTCGTACCAGTAGTCGAAGGCGACATCACCCGGCGAGGCGTCAGGCACGATCTTTTTCAGCTCACGGCGCACCAGGCCGTTCATTTCGTTTTTGGCCAGGACGGGGAGATTAATCTGCCGCAGCTCGGTGCCCTGGTCGTAGACAGTGGCGTGGGCAATCCGGGCGGTCATCTCTTTCTCGCACATCAGCCCCACGACCTGATCGGCGGCCTCGGCCGTGTCGTCCATCAGCGGATCGATAGCCGAGAAGTTCATGATCCTGGGAGTGGAGCCGCTGCGGTCGATCTCCACTATCCGGAAGATATCTCCGGCCAGCTGAATCCCGATC
This region includes:
- the xerD gene encoding site-specific tyrosine recombinase XerD, with translation MSDENDTAGSAPPVPRTFLLEQFGDYLVFERNLAANTIGAYTRDVACFAAEAVRAGAGGPADIDRALVADYLNELAETGLAASSLSRKLSSIRLYFRFLCGEDVVRSNPARKLELPRRGRKLPEVLTLDEIVAMLNEIDTAKAGGLRDRALIELMYGTGMRVSEVVGLRLEDIRFTEALVIVFGKGGKERVVPLGELALAALGEYIAIERPLLDKGGGGASVFLNRRGGRPVTRMGIWKILQKYARLAGIESRVYPHVFRHSFATHLVENGADLRVVQEMLGHADISTTKIYSHLSSDTLRQVHRDFHPRA
- a CDS encoding MBL fold metallo-hydrolase, producing MLAVRKIQLDPLQSNCYLAWDEDSGAGVVIDPGGEGARIIAEIESRRIKPQYILNTHGHGDHVAANRAVRTRFGVPLLIHPDEAPLLADPRLNMSAFYGLPVVSPPADGFLEVGGRVEFGGHELEVLHTPGHSPGGVSFHGHGVVFTGDALFMGSVGRTDFPGCDEDLLLSKIRENLLTLPDDTIVYPGHGRDTTIGIEKRHNPFLI
- the uvrC gene encoding excinuclease ABC subunit UvrC yields the protein MAGQNAKCGSESAVEQKLSTLPMRPGVYMMRDEAGKIIYVGKAKKLANRVRSYFRGTPANPKVAAMVSRIATFDYLVTDSEIEALLLECNLIKEHRPRYNVDLKDDKRYPFLKVTTAEPFPRAFVTRKYSNDGSRYFGPYTDAGALRTTLEVLGKVFPLRTCRHKLPEQRGARECLNFHLGHCSAPCHGHITEADYAEMVAEVIQFLEGRTEPIADRLRHKMKAASEGLDFELAARCRDQLKAVEKVSQRQRMDAPGGEDADVVALSVDGRDACAVVFKIRGGKMLGSEHRLLRNNLQEPPEEVLNAFIGHTYLGDREYPPAVYLSHRIEDAGLYEKWLSQRSGRKVRLHVPERGDKVRLVRMAERNSHLLLEEVVMHREQARQRVPEALLELQKTLGLKRLPRLIVCFDVSTIQGSHAVAAMSCSRNGKPLKSAYRKFRIRRESGQDDFAMMKEAVGRYFSRVAGGEIECPHLVVIDGGKGQLGAAVEAISETGLELPQIVALAKREEELYLPGNPEPFGLSRRSEALRMLMRVRDEAHRFAVEYHRKVRSKNTLDSKLNRIPGIGPSRTAALLEEFGSPAAVARASVEQLSGVKGFSQAMARKVADFLNDGKSDARSAQDSA
- a CDS encoding tetratricopeptide repeat protein, producing the protein MSIIAEALKKAQRKGRTGGDTPPPFELGKAKDAGQPKAAAQAQPAAPAPRAKPVTVPPVVSAGPAAKAAPASRAKKTAKPSGKPKIWQQRKVRIAAIFATVLVAFAAVIYYVNSVYLPGMTRGGVSATGEQLSASQPGSQPAEPQAGEPSRAAEEGEDATEKAAADAEEAPGGDAADPAVPPVPEAGSDQASAAVPEDASAENAGAESAGSELTFLPDAPEAGQMSGSVPDNAVPAPPLPRSPSSIVHKGEQDKRLREDIYHFNMAVYFQRKGDVREALSEYAEVIRLSPHNAEVYSNMGVLYNQIGEYEKAVSVLQKALLIDPNYSKARNNMAVAYYHGGQYELAFEQADRAVDLEPGNLDALNNMGLIYRRLNRAEQAEQSFRKALAVDPGYAAAHYNLALLFEQTGQLSLAARHYRSFLSGGGGSEQLNAKVGNRLRQLTPGALPVGN
- a CDS encoding AAA family ATPase; this encodes MYLDFYGLQEKPFSLTPDPRFLFLSDSHRQALDHMTYGIQEREGFILIAGDIGTGKTTICRELLDRLDDNVATALILNPLLSEQELLEAVVEDFALGIKRVVAADGGGEKSSRKVFDSLDEETQNALELNPLMPGERVLRNILEKVQQPAAERPTKKELIDRLNAYLLELVEQGGNAVLIIDEAQNLSLEVLEQVRILSNLETTKQKLLQIVLVGQLELKRKLESTALRQLNQRIAIRYQLNPLRFEETKRYIEHRLFVAGSNSSVTFSEDAFQQLYDYSRGVPRLVNLICERCLLAGYVDQARKLDGNTVLRCRESLEGNMEAGPAPKIEQPQLQDKAPAGEVEEDLAGAAGEHRPDEAVEQPWERKKSGLSGPLKTVIIGLAMVALIVAASLLTWNIAKRNGGAPAGTTTAAPSPQREGIETNAVQRSPEVPAVRLAFSLQLGAFRSLEDALEQARLFDEQGLERELFVVPLHVAQLGGRWYRLFYGGFPSSDASRTELGRLEERGILRQGRARVVETSLAYNLGDFGDRASAEQRGGEYMRRWRIPFYVLALHKEERNNTWRLYAGAFENRDQAAFLGDRIDEAGLSGTLVERLGYWPFN